One part of the Pannonibacter sp. XCT-53 genome encodes these proteins:
- a CDS encoding class I SAM-dependent methyltransferase — MSKNATTAEGWDEEYAAGRWAFLRDLPESGRYGIIGMWLMLNRAFDKVLDIGCGEGLLYERLAPLGLKHYVGVDLAPKALEIAHVDPAIASLRAGDMHTFEPAADERFSAIVFNEVLHFAEDPGAVVSRYVPWLAGDGVIALSMYSPKRPESGANRLIARLWEATDDTARWQVLDDYRLVSDKKGVTWRLRLVKPVR; from the coding sequence ATGTCCAAGAACGCCACCACCGCCGAAGGCTGGGATGAGGAATACGCGGCCGGCCGCTGGGCCTTCCTGCGCGACCTGCCCGAGAGCGGCCGCTATGGCATCATCGGCATGTGGCTGATGCTCAACCGGGCCTTCGACAAGGTGCTGGACATCGGCTGCGGCGAAGGCCTCCTGTATGAACGTCTCGCCCCGCTCGGCCTCAAGCACTATGTCGGCGTCGACCTTGCGCCCAAGGCGCTCGAGATTGCGCATGTCGATCCTGCGATCGCCTCGCTGCGCGCGGGCGACATGCACACGTTCGAGCCTGCGGCGGACGAGCGGTTCAGCGCCATCGTCTTCAACGAGGTGCTGCATTTCGCGGAGGATCCGGGCGCGGTTGTGTCCCGTTACGTTCCCTGGCTTGCCGGGGATGGCGTCATCGCCCTGTCGATGTACTCGCCGAAGCGTCCGGAATCCGGCGCCAACCGGCTGATCGCCCGCCTCTGGGAGGCAACCGACGACACCGCCCGCTGGCAGGTGCTCGACGATTATCGTCTCGTCTCCGACAAGAAGGGCGTCACCTGGCGCCTGCGTCTGGTCAAGCCCGTCCGCTGA
- a CDS encoding ABC transporter permease, with protein MTRAHASLAIGAMLTLLVTLAAALSLVWTPHPIDTLDVASRLQGPSLAHPLGTDQYGRDLLSMLMVGARTSIAVALVAVGIGFGVGVPLGLMAARRGGLIDEAVMRFNDLVFAFPALLSAVLITALMGPGAFNAILAIGLFNIPVFARVARGAALALSSREYLMAARVAGKGEVRITLEHVLPNIASLLIVQATIQFSLGILAEAGLSYVGLGAQPPLTSWGRMLNEAQTMMAFAPQLALYPGLAIVLTVIGLNLLGDGLRDLTDPRLNRRSA; from the coding sequence ATGACCCGCGCGCATGCTTCCCTCGCCATTGGCGCGATGCTGACGCTGCTGGTGACACTTGCCGCCGCCCTGTCGCTGGTCTGGACGCCGCATCCGATCGACACGCTCGACGTCGCCTCGCGGCTGCAGGGCCCCTCGCTGGCGCATCCGCTGGGCACGGACCAGTACGGACGCGACCTGCTGTCGATGCTGATGGTGGGCGCGCGCACCTCGATTGCGGTGGCGCTGGTGGCCGTCGGCATCGGCTTCGGCGTCGGCGTGCCGCTCGGGCTGATGGCGGCGCGGCGCGGCGGGCTCATCGACGAGGCGGTGATGCGCTTCAATGATCTCGTCTTTGCCTTCCCTGCCCTGCTGTCGGCGGTGCTGATCACGGCGCTGATGGGGCCGGGAGCCTTCAACGCGATCCTGGCGATCGGCCTCTTCAACATTCCGGTCTTTGCCCGGGTGGCGCGCGGGGCGGCGCTGGCGCTGTCCTCGCGCGAGTATCTGATGGCGGCGCGGGTGGCCGGCAAGGGCGAGGTGCGGATCACGCTCGAACATGTGCTGCCGAACATCGCAAGCCTGCTGATCGTCCAGGCGACGATCCAGTTCTCGCTCGGCATCCTCGCCGAGGCGGGACTGTCCTATGTCGGTCTCGGGGCCCAGCCGCCGCTCACGAGCTGGGGGCGGATGCTGAACGAGGCGCAGACCATGATGGCCTTCGCGCCGCAGCTGGCGCTCTATCCTGGCCTCGCCATCGTGCTCACCGTCATCGGGCTGAACCTGCTCGGCGACGGTCTGCGCGACCTGACCGATCCCCGCCTGAACCGGAGGTCGGCATGA
- a CDS encoding ABC transporter ATP-binding protein — protein MTPLLQLDRVSLSIGATPILKSLSFALQAGDTLGLVGESGSGKSLTALSILRLLPRGARLGGAIRLNGRDLVAASERDMCAIRGNEIAMIFQEPMTALNPVKTIGAQVAESLVVHGKEARGAAGREARRLLDRVGLAGSRVSPERYPHELSGGQRQRVVIAMAIACRPKLLIADEPTTALDVTIQAQILDLLREIQRQDRMALMLISHDLAVVADMADQVLILKDGAEVERGPTTALFRGFRAPYSQALIAASAHVPDRLAARVSVRPAEPLLEVSRLTVDYDLPGQGFFGRLAGRKGRMRAVSGVSFTVAAGESVGLVGESGCGKSTLARTLLGLQRPTEGSVRLDGDDPHGLRGQALRDLRRKVQAVFQDPYGSFDPRQPVARAVAEPLHLLSGLTAAERRRRVSEALVSVGLSPRDGDKYPHEFSGGQRQRIGIARALVTRPRLIIADEPVSALDVSIRAQILDLLARLQDQFGLSYLFISHDLGVVRAITDRVLVMNAGQIVEEGATARVFDAPQHPYTRLLVASAPRLETVLAAREARERELR, from the coding sequence ATGACACCCCTGCTTCAGCTCGACCGCGTGTCCCTGTCGATCGGGGCAACGCCGATCCTCAAGTCCCTGTCCTTCGCGCTCCAGGCCGGGGACACGCTCGGGCTGGTGGGCGAAAGCGGCTCGGGCAAGTCGCTCACCGCCCTGTCGATCCTGCGTCTTCTGCCCAGGGGCGCCAGACTGGGCGGTGCCATCCGGCTTAACGGCCGCGATCTCGTCGCCGCAAGCGAACGGGACATGTGCGCCATCCGCGGCAACGAGATCGCGATGATCTTCCAGGAGCCGATGACCGCGCTCAATCCGGTGAAGACGATCGGCGCACAGGTGGCGGAAAGCCTCGTCGTCCACGGCAAGGAAGCCCGGGGGGCGGCCGGGCGCGAGGCGCGCCGCCTGCTCGACCGCGTCGGGCTTGCGGGAAGCCGGGTGTCGCCTGAGCGCTACCCGCACGAGCTTTCGGGCGGCCAGCGCCAGCGTGTGGTGATCGCCATGGCGATCGCCTGCCGGCCGAAACTGCTCATCGCCGACGAACCGACGACCGCGCTCGACGTCACGATCCAGGCGCAGATCCTTGACCTCCTGCGCGAGATCCAGCGGCAGGACCGGATGGCCCTGATGCTGATCAGCCATGATCTGGCCGTGGTCGCCGACATGGCCGACCAGGTGCTGATCCTGAAGGACGGGGCGGAGGTGGAACGCGGCCCGACGACGGCGCTGTTCCGCGGCTTCCGCGCCCCCTACTCGCAAGCCCTCATCGCCGCCTCCGCGCATGTGCCGGACCGGCTTGCGGCCCGCGTGAGCGTCAGGCCGGCGGAGCCGCTGCTCGAGGTCAGCCGGCTGACGGTCGACTACGACCTGCCCGGTCAGGGTTTCTTCGGTCGCCTGGCCGGACGGAAGGGACGCATGCGGGCGGTGTCGGGCGTGAGCTTCACGGTGGCAGCCGGGGAAAGCGTTGGCCTGGTGGGCGAATCCGGCTGCGGCAAGTCCACCCTCGCCCGCACCCTGCTCGGTCTCCAGCGCCCGACCGAGGGCAGCGTTCGCCTCGACGGGGACGACCCGCATGGCTTGCGCGGTCAGGCGCTGCGCGACCTGCGGCGGAAGGTCCAGGCGGTGTTCCAGGATCCCTATGGCAGTTTCGACCCGCGCCAGCCGGTGGCGCGGGCGGTTGCCGAGCCGCTGCACCTGCTGTCCGGACTGACGGCGGCGGAGCGCCGTCGCCGTGTCAGCGAAGCGCTCGTGTCGGTCGGCCTGTCCCCCCGCGATGGCGACAAGTATCCGCACGAGTTCTCGGGTGGCCAGCGCCAGCGCATCGGCATCGCGCGGGCGCTCGTCACCCGGCCACGGCTGATCATTGCCGATGAGCCCGTCTCGGCGCTCGACGTCTCCATCCGGGCGCAGATCCTCGATCTGCTGGCACGCCTGCAGGACCAGTTCGGCCTCAGCTACCTGTTCATCTCGCATGACCTCGGCGTGGTCAGGGCGATCACGGACCGGGTTCTGGTGATGAATGCCGGGCAGATCGTCGAGGAAGGCGCAACCGCGCGGGTGTTCGACGCGCCGCAGCACCCCTACACGCGGCTGCTTGTCGCCTCCGCCCCACGGCTGGAGACGGTGCTGGCCGCGCGCGAGGCGCGCGAGCGGGAGCTGCGCTGA
- a CDS encoding ABC transporter permease, translating into MLIYILRRILTMIPTLLVISLLTFFIIELPAGDYISNQIAVLRSTGEASSIAKLEFLRAEFALDRPFFERYLIWVGLWPGPHGFDGLIQGNWGWSFEFDKPVQEVVGPTLPLTIVLNAATILFVYIVSFPIGIYSATRQYSWGDYGFTFLGYIGLATPNFLFGLILLYFFNKWFGLSVGGLMAPEYIDQPWSMDKVMSVMAHLIVPTIVIGTSGTAAMIRRLRANLLDELHKQYVTTARAKGLSEGRLLMKYPLRMALNPFISDIGNLIPSLVSGSVIVSVVLNLPTVGPVLLNALQSQDQFLAGFILLFVAVLTLVGMLVSDILLAILDPRIRLGGRSAA; encoded by the coding sequence ATGCTCATTTACATCCTGCGCCGGATCCTGACGATGATCCCGACGCTGCTTGTGATCAGCCTGCTGACATTCTTCATCATCGAGCTGCCGGCGGGAGACTACATCTCCAACCAGATCGCCGTGCTTCGCTCGACGGGCGAGGCATCCTCCATCGCCAAGCTGGAATTCCTCCGGGCCGAGTTCGCGCTCGACCGGCCCTTCTTCGAGCGGTACCTGATCTGGGTCGGCCTCTGGCCGGGGCCGCATGGTTTCGACGGGCTGATCCAGGGCAACTGGGGCTGGTCGTTCGAGTTCGACAAGCCGGTGCAGGAGGTGGTTGGCCCGACGCTGCCGCTGACGATCGTGCTCAATGCCGCGACCATCCTGTTCGTCTACATCGTCTCCTTCCCGATCGGCATCTATTCCGCCACCCGGCAGTACTCCTGGGGCGATTACGGCTTCACCTTCCTCGGCTACATCGGCCTCGCCACGCCCAACTTCCTCTTCGGCCTGATCCTGCTCTATTTCTTCAACAAGTGGTTCGGACTGTCGGTCGGCGGCCTGATGGCGCCGGAGTACATCGACCAGCCCTGGAGCATGGACAAGGTCATGTCGGTCATGGCGCATCTGATCGTGCCGACGATCGTGATCGGGACCTCCGGTACGGCCGCGATGATCCGTCGCCTGCGGGCGAACCTGCTCGACGAGCTGCACAAGCAGTATGTCACCACGGCCCGGGCAAAGGGCCTGTCCGAAGGCCGCCTGCTGATGAAGTACCCGCTGCGCATGGCCCTCAATCCCTTCATCTCCGACATCGGCAACCTGATCCCCTCGCTGGTCTCCGGCTCGGTGATCGTGTCGGTGGTGCTGAACCTTCCGACAGTGGGGCCCGTCCTGCTCAACGCGCTGCAGTCCCAGGACCAGTTCCTCGCCGGCTTCATCCTGCTGTTCGTGGCGGTCCTGACGCTGGTCGGCATGCTGGTCTCCGACATCCTGCTGGCCATCCTTGATCCGCGGATCCGTCTGGGCGGGAGGTCGGCCGCATGA
- a CDS encoding ABC transporter permease, giving the protein MAQFLIRRLISLGLTLLLAALVVFVVLEILPGDPARLMLGLEAREDTVQALREQMGLNRPVVERFLLWIGGLATGDLGVSYTYSVPVADLVAARLPVTLPLAVMALVLALVLALPAGIWAASRRGQAADTGLMALTQVGIAIPNFWFAMLLVFVFAVTLRWVPSGGFPGWEAGVGPALTALMLPAVALALPQAAILTRVMRSALIDTLGEDYVRTARAKGLSQRAALWGHALRNALIPVLTILGLQFAFLITGTIIIENVFYLPGIGRLIFQAITQRDLIVVKSVVVLLVALVILVTFLVEIAYAIADPRLRRRT; this is encoded by the coding sequence ATGGCGCAGTTCCTGATCCGCCGGCTGATCAGCCTTGGCCTGACGCTGCTGCTGGCAGCGCTGGTGGTGTTCGTGGTGCTGGAGATCCTGCCCGGGGACCCGGCACGGCTGATGCTGGGCCTTGAGGCGCGCGAGGACACGGTCCAGGCGCTGCGCGAGCAGATGGGTCTGAACCGGCCCGTGGTCGAGCGGTTCCTGCTGTGGATCGGCGGGCTGGCCACCGGAGATCTCGGCGTCAGCTACACCTATTCGGTGCCCGTGGCCGATCTGGTGGCGGCCCGGCTGCCGGTGACCCTGCCGCTGGCGGTGATGGCGCTCGTGCTGGCGCTGGTGCTGGCGCTGCCGGCCGGCATCTGGGCGGCCAGCCGGCGCGGCCAGGCGGCCGACACCGGCCTGATGGCGCTGACGCAGGTGGGCATCGCCATCCCGAACTTCTGGTTCGCGATGCTGCTGGTCTTCGTCTTCGCCGTGACGCTGCGCTGGGTGCCTTCGGGCGGCTTTCCGGGATGGGAGGCCGGCGTCGGGCCGGCGCTGACCGCCCTGATGCTGCCGGCGGTGGCACTGGCCCTGCCGCAGGCGGCGATCCTGACGCGGGTGATGCGTTCGGCGCTGATCGACACGCTCGGCGAGGACTACGTGCGCACGGCACGCGCCAAGGGCCTGAGCCAGCGGGCAGCGCTGTGGGGCCATGCGCTGCGCAACGCGCTGATCCCGGTCCTGACGATCCTCGGCCTGCAGTTCGCCTTCCTGATCACCGGCACGATCATCATCGAGAATGTCTTCTACCTGCCCGGCATCGGCCGGCTGATCTTCCAGGCGATCACCCAGCGCGACCTGATCGTGGTCAAGAGCGTCGTGGTGCTGCTGGTGGCCCTTGTCATCCTGGTGACGTTCCTTGTCGAGATCGCCTATGCGATCGCCGACCCGAGACTGAGGCGGCGGACATGA
- a CDS encoding acetylornithine deacetylase/succinyl-diaminopimelate desuccinylase family protein produces the protein MLAALQARIEGKRAELVALTQDLVRIPTVNPPGEDYTPCAQLIGERLRRRGFEIAYIRAENTPGDSDRHPRTNVIARRSGARPGPCVHFNSHIDVVEAGHGWTVDPFAGLVRDGKVYGRGTCDMKGGLAASIIAVEALIELWPDFSGAIEISGTVDEESGGLGGVAHLARMGLFSKPRVDHVIIPEPLNKDRICLGHRGVWWAEIETHGSIAHGSMPFLGDCAVRHMGAVMEAFEQELFPKLAAKHTSMPVVPEGAKSSTLNINSIHGGQPEGFGGLPSPCVPDSCRMVIDRRFLIEEHLDEVKGEVVAILDRLSATRQGFRYSLKDLLEVIPTMTDRQAPVVRAVAEAIETVLDRPADYVISPGSYDQKHIARIGHLHDCIAYGPGILDLAHRPDEFVVIDDMVDSARVMAQAAHALLSGAAGHG, from the coding sequence ATGCTGGCAGCGCTGCAAGCAAGAATCGAGGGCAAACGTGCCGAACTGGTGGCCCTGACGCAGGACCTGGTCCGCATTCCGACGGTCAATCCCCCCGGCGAAGATTACACGCCCTGCGCGCAGCTGATCGGTGAACGGCTGCGCCGGCGCGGCTTCGAGATCGCCTATATCCGGGCGGAGAACACGCCCGGCGACAGCGACCGCCATCCGCGCACCAATGTGATTGCCCGGCGCAGCGGCGCGCGGCCCGGTCCTTGCGTGCATTTCAATTCCCACATCGACGTGGTCGAGGCCGGACACGGCTGGACCGTTGATCCCTTTGCCGGCCTCGTGCGCGACGGCAAGGTCTACGGACGCGGCACCTGCGACATGAAGGGCGGGCTTGCCGCCTCGATCATCGCGGTCGAGGCGCTGATCGAGCTGTGGCCGGACTTTTCCGGGGCGATCGAGATTTCCGGCACGGTGGACGAGGAATCCGGCGGGCTCGGCGGCGTCGCGCATCTGGCCCGGATGGGACTGTTCTCCAAGCCCCGCGTTGACCACGTGATCATCCCCGAACCGCTCAACAAGGACCGGATCTGTCTTGGACACCGGGGCGTGTGGTGGGCGGAGATCGAGACGCACGGGTCCATCGCGCACGGGTCCATGCCGTTTCTGGGCGATTGCGCGGTGCGCCACATGGGCGCGGTGATGGAGGCCTTCGAGCAGGAGCTTTTCCCGAAGCTCGCGGCCAAGCACACCTCGATGCCCGTGGTGCCAGAGGGGGCAAAGTCCTCGACGCTGAACATCAACTCCATCCACGGCGGCCAGCCGGAGGGCTTCGGGGGGCTGCCGAGCCCCTGCGTGCCCGACAGCTGCCGGATGGTGATCGACCGTCGCTTCCTGATCGAGGAACATCTCGACGAGGTGAAGGGCGAGGTCGTGGCGATCCTGGACCGGCTGAGCGCGACACGGCAAGGCTTCCGCTATTCGCTCAAGGATCTGCTGGAAGTCATTCCGACCATGACCGACCGTCAGGCCCCGGTGGTGCGGGCCGTCGCTGAGGCCATCGAGACCGTGCTGGACCGGCCGGCAGACTACGTGATCTCGCCCGGAAGCTATGACCAGAAGCACATTGCCCGCATCGGGCATCTGCATGACTGTATTGCCTATGGCCCGGGCATCCTGGACCTGGCGCACCGGCCGGACGAATTCGTGGTGATCGACGACATGGTGGACAGCGCCAGGGTGATGGCACAGGCGGCGCATGCGCTGTTGTCGGGAGCAGCGGGCCACGGCTGA
- a CDS encoding DUF6030 family protein translates to MKEAQKTRRRYRPLDRFRASMRADKRRMIWGDAAPPEPEPVPGRARRWDLRKVVLASVPVAILAGAAGLAGGLATDWQFARVPPSAPAAAPAAVLPDPLAPLPGDLQARLTAPVPELPAALKLTFAGSPGDLCAELAMLGLPNSGWTVAPFRPDRWQCSSDLVSVGAPDVDREPTTLFFLLRGTAERVDYLRLKLNAANPRTAAEGRSMARKVLDALSRRYAWEFPPAVLRAISDMRGLELTERGVRFEVATEDPGLTGDPLARDRLNVIIEFSPPDHIRPTRFEATAGTPPAAAGAALAPQDAAATRAAREGLGDGLGDGPGDGLGDGLGGGPVQAFGPIEFRPLVAFPPEGGAGPEPAADAGLPPLDTAYPPLVGITPDGSEPPSPTDGSALVSPPAAE, encoded by the coding sequence ATGAAAGAGGCGCAGAAGACCAGGAGACGTTACCGGCCGCTTGATCGGTTCCGGGCCTCCATGCGCGCCGACAAGCGCAGGATGATCTGGGGCGATGCCGCGCCGCCCGAGCCGGAGCCCGTGCCCGGGCGTGCGCGCCGCTGGGACCTGCGCAAGGTCGTGCTGGCCAGCGTGCCCGTGGCGATTCTGGCCGGGGCGGCGGGCCTTGCAGGCGGTCTTGCCACCGACTGGCAGTTCGCACGCGTGCCGCCTTCCGCGCCCGCAGCCGCCCCTGCTGCTGTCCTGCCTGATCCGCTGGCGCCCTTGCCCGGTGACCTCCAGGCGCGCCTGACCGCACCGGTGCCCGAGTTGCCGGCTGCGCTGAAACTGACCTTTGCCGGGTCGCCGGGCGATCTCTGCGCGGAGCTGGCCATGCTCGGCCTGCCCAACTCCGGCTGGACGGTTGCGCCCTTTCGTCCGGACCGCTGGCAATGCAGCTCGGATCTCGTCAGCGTCGGGGCTCCGGATGTCGACCGCGAGCCGACCACCCTGTTCTTTCTGCTGCGCGGCACGGCCGAGCGGGTCGATTACCTGCGTCTGAAGCTGAACGCGGCCAACCCGCGCACGGCGGCCGAGGGGCGCAGCATGGCCCGCAAGGTGCTGGATGCCCTGTCGCGCCGCTACGCCTGGGAGTTTCCGCCGGCCGTCCTGCGCGCGATTTCCGACATGCGCGGCCTTGAACTGACGGAACGCGGGGTGCGGTTCGAGGTGGCGACCGAGGATCCGGGGCTGACCGGGGATCCGCTCGCCCGGGATCGCCTCAACGTGATCATCGAGTTCTCTCCGCCGGATCACATCCGCCCGACGCGGTTCGAGGCGACCGCCGGCACGCCGCCGGCTGCGGCTGGCGCCGCGCTGGCGCCGCAGGATGCCGCCGCCACCCGGGCCGCCAGAGAGGGGCTTGGAGACGGGCTCGGCGACGGGCCTGGAGACGGACTTGGAGACGGGCTCGGGGGCGGACCGGTGCAGGCCTTCGGTCCGATCGAGTTCCGCCCGCTGGTGGCCTTTCCGCCCGAGGGCGGCGCGGGGCCGGAGCCGGCGGCCGATGCGGGCCTGCCGCCGCTCGACACCGCCTATCCACCGCTCGTCGGCATCACGCCGGACGGCAGCGAGCCGCCGTCCCCAACCGATGGCTCGGCGCTGGTCAGTCCGCCGGCAGCGGAATGA
- a CDS encoding ABC transporter substrate-binding protein, whose product MHTRGSHLRAAALAGLSVLALLGAGPAEAAKTSVTLGVRLEPPHLDPTAGAAAAIDEVVFINLFEGLTQVDRDGTVKPVLAESWTISPDGKTYTFKLRSGVTFHDGTAFDAEDVKFSLERGKAADSANAQKARFEQIESVEVLGPTEVRVTLTQPVGDFLIFLGTGDAVMVAPETAAGNKAQPVGTGPFRFGQWVQGDKVELSRSPAYWGTPVKLETATFKVIADNAAAFSAMMAGDVDGFPIYNAPENLPQFAADPRFAVVVGTTEGETILSTNNARAPFSNLKVRQAIAHAIDRKALIDGAMFGYGTPIGTHFAPHHPAYRDLTGTYPYDLDKARALLAEAGYPDGFKATLKLPPPTYARRGGEILASDLKKIGIELELIPLEWAQWLEQVFKGKDYDLSIVSHTEANDINIYARDDYYFNYNNPELKALMARLDATSDEAARTALYGEAQEIITRDAVNGFLFQLAKTGVWDARLKGLWENAPVQANDLTGVYWED is encoded by the coding sequence ATGCACACCCGGGGATCGCATCTGCGAGCGGCGGCGCTGGCCGGCCTGTCCGTGCTGGCACTTCTGGGCGCAGGCCCGGCGGAGGCCGCCAAGACCAGCGTCACGCTCGGCGTGCGGCTGGAGCCACCGCATCTCGACCCGACGGCCGGGGCGGCGGCAGCCATCGACGAGGTGGTCTTCATCAACCTGTTCGAGGGCCTGACGCAGGTCGACCGCGACGGCACCGTCAAGCCGGTGCTGGCCGAGAGCTGGACGATCTCGCCCGACGGCAAGACCTACACCTTCAAGCTGCGCAGCGGCGTGACATTCCACGACGGCACGGCGTTCGACGCCGAGGACGTGAAGTTCTCGCTGGAGCGCGGCAAGGCGGCCGACAGCGCCAACGCCCAGAAGGCCCGCTTCGAGCAGATCGAAAGCGTCGAGGTGCTTGGCCCGACCGAGGTCAGGGTGACCCTGACGCAACCGGTGGGGGACTTCCTCATCTTTCTCGGCACGGGGGATGCGGTGATGGTGGCACCGGAAACGGCGGCCGGCAACAAGGCGCAGCCGGTCGGCACCGGTCCCTTCCGCTTCGGCCAGTGGGTGCAGGGCGACAAGGTCGAACTCAGCCGCAGCCCCGCCTACTGGGGCACGCCGGTGAAGCTGGAGACGGCAACCTTCAAGGTGATCGCCGACAATGCGGCCGCCTTCTCGGCGATGATGGCCGGGGACGTGGACGGGTTCCCGATCTACAACGCGCCGGAGAACCTGCCGCAGTTTGCCGCCGATCCGCGCTTTGCCGTGGTGGTGGGCACGACGGAGGGCGAGACGATCCTGTCGACCAACAACGCGCGCGCGCCCTTCTCGAACCTGAAGGTACGCCAGGCGATTGCCCATGCGATCGACCGCAAGGCGCTGATCGACGGGGCGATGTTCGGCTATGGCACGCCGATCGGCACGCATTTCGCCCCGCATCACCCGGCCTACCGCGACCTGACCGGCACCTATCCCTATGACCTCGACAAGGCCAGGGCGCTGCTGGCCGAGGCCGGGTATCCGGATGGCTTCAAGGCAACGCTAAAGCTGCCGCCTCCGACCTATGCCCGGCGGGGCGGCGAGATCCTCGCGTCGGACCTGAAGAAGATCGGCATCGAGCTGGAGCTGATCCCGCTCGAGTGGGCGCAGTGGCTGGAGCAGGTGTTCAAGGGCAAGGACTATGACCTGTCCATCGTCTCGCACACCGAGGCAAACGACATCAACATCTATGCCCGGGACGACTATTACTTCAACTACAACAACCCCGAGCTGAAGGCGCTGATGGCCAGGCTCGACGCCACCAGCGACGAGGCGGCGCGCACCGCGCTTTACGGCGAAGCGCAGGAGATCATCACCCGGGATGCGGTGAACGGCTTCCTGTTCCAGCTCGCCAAGACCGGGGTCTGGGACGCCAGGCTGAAGGGCCTGTGGGAAAACGCGCCGGTTCAGGCCAACGACCTGACCGGGGTCTACTGGGAAGACTGA
- a CDS encoding ABC transporter permease — MTTTGHHDRTGEHFVDPTPFNPHTSRELTPEQERFFQASQWKIMWWKFRRHRVAVWSAVVLFLFYLCVPFAEVIAPYEANTRDSKYLFAPPQGVHLFHEGSLRTPFVYPLKAKIDMKTLQWTYEEDRRKPMPLRFFCSGDDYQFWGLFKADFHLVCPPKGGTFYLLGTDRLGRDQFSGLVYGARLSLTVGLVGVAISIVLGLFFGGIAGYFGGFVDSLIQRVIEIMRSLPELPLWMALSAALPVTWSPVWIYFGLTIILGLLDWPGLARAVRSKLLALREEEYAQAAVLMGAKPSRVISKHLLPGFTSHIIASATLSIPGMILGETALSFLNLGLRRPSVSWGVMLNEAQNISVVTVYPWLMAPVIPIIIVVLAFNFLGDGLRDAADPYK, encoded by the coding sequence ATGACGACGACCGGCCATCACGACCGCACGGGCGAGCATTTCGTCGATCCGACCCCGTTCAACCCCCACACCAGCCGGGAGCTGACGCCGGAGCAGGAGCGCTTCTTCCAGGCGTCCCAGTGGAAGATCATGTGGTGGAAGTTCCGCCGCCACCGCGTCGCGGTCTGGTCCGCCGTGGTTCTCTTCCTGTTCTATCTCTGCGTGCCCTTCGCCGAGGTGATCGCGCCCTACGAGGCCAACACCCGCGATTCCAAGTATCTCTTCGCCCCGCCGCAGGGTGTGCACCTGTTCCATGAGGGATCGCTGCGCACCCCCTTCGTCTATCCGCTGAAGGCGAAGATCGACATGAAGACGCTGCAGTGGACCTATGAGGAGGACCGCCGCAAGCCCATGCCCCTGCGCTTCTTCTGCTCGGGCGACGACTATCAGTTCTGGGGCCTGTTCAAGGCCGACTTCCATCTGGTCTGTCCGCCGAAGGGCGGCACCTTCTATCTTCTGGGCACGGATCGCCTCGGCCGCGACCAGTTCTCGGGCCTTGTCTATGGCGCCCGCCTGTCGCTGACCGTCGGCCTGGTTGGCGTGGCCATCTCGATCGTCCTCGGACTGTTCTTCGGCGGCATCGCCGGCTACTTCGGCGGCTTCGTCGACAGCCTGATCCAGCGCGTGATCGAGATCATGCGGTCCTTGCCCGAGTTGCCCCTCTGGATGGCCCTGTCGGCAGCCCTGCCGGTGACCTGGAGCCCGGTCTGGATCTATTTTGGCCTGACCATCATCCTCGGACTGCTGGACTGGCCGGGACTTGCCCGCGCGGTCCGCTCCAAGCTCCTCGCCCTGCGCGAGGAGGAATACGCCCAGGCCGCCGTGCTGATGGGGGCCAAGCCCTCGCGCGTCATCTCCAAGCACCTGCTGCCCGGCTTTACCAGCCACATCATCGCCTCGGCGACCCTGTCGATCCCGGGCATGATCCTCGGCGAGACCGCGCTGTCGTTCCTGAACCTCGGCCTGCGGCGACCGTCCGTGTCCTGGGGGGTGATGCTGAACGAGGCGCAGAACATCTCGGTGGTGACGGTCTATCCCTGGCTGATGGCCCCGGTCATCCCCATCATCATCGTCGTGCTGGCGTTCAATTTCCTGGGGGATGGTTTGCGTGACGCGGCCGATCCCTATAAGTGA